A window of Elusimicrobiota bacterium genomic DNA:
GGTCCGGGCCGATCGTCCGCGTGCGCCAGGCCCTGCTGCAGCGCGGCGACGACCTGCTGACGCTCTCCGTGGGCACTCGCCTGTCCTTCGTCTCGGACAGCGGCAGCGCGACCGTCGTGCGCCTCCTCGACGGCTCGCTCGCCGAGATCCCGTCGGCATCTCTGTACGCCGCGCCCGCCGAGCCGACCGCCGCCTCGCGCGCCGAGATCATCCGCACCGCCGAGCTCTTCCTCGGCACCAGCTATTACTGGGGAGGCCGCTCCGGCGTCCAGCCGGACCCGAAGATCGGCGTGGACTGCTCCGGCCTCGTGAGCCTGGCCTACCGGATCCACGGCCGCGACGTCCCGCGCGACTCCCACGAGCAGAAGCTGCACGCCAAGCCGACGCGCAGCGCCGCGCTGCAGGCCGGGGACCTGATCTTCCTCACCGACGACGAGACGAGCGAGCGCATCACCCACGTCATGATCTTCACCGGCGGCGACGGGCTCATCGAGAGCCGCAAGTCCTCGGGGCGCGTGCTGCGCACGACCTTCCTCGAGCGCTTCGGCCAGCCCCTGACCGCCATCGAGTCCGGCGACGCGGTGAGCGACCTCTCGTTCCCCCGTCCCCGCCGGCGCCGGATCTTCTTCGGCTCGTATTTCTAGATGGCGAAAAAACCCCTGATCCACTTCGTCGGCATCGGGGGCGCGGGCATGAGCGCGCTGGCGCAGATCCACGCCATGGACGGCGGCCCGGCGACGGGCTCCGACCGGGACTTCGACCGCGGGCGGGGCGCGGGGCTGAAGGCCAAGCTCGAGGCCCTCGGCGTGAAGCTGTTCCCGCAGGACGGCAGCGCGCTCACCGATGGAACGGAGCTCGTGGTGCTGTCCACCGCCATCGAGGACTCCAACCCCGAGATCGCCGCGGCCAAGGCCCGCGGCGTGCCCCTGATGCACCGCTCCGAGTTCCTGGCCCGCCACGTGTCGGAGATGCGCACCATCGCGGTCACCGGCACGAGCGGCAAGTCCACCGTCGTCGCGATGATCTTCGAGATCCTCGAGGCCGCCGGGCGCGGGCCGTCCGTCATCACCGGCGGCGCGCTGATCGCGCTTCAGAAGCGCGGGCTCACCGGCAACGCCTTCCGCGGGAAGTCGGACATCCTCGTCGTCGAGGCGGACGAGAGCGACGGCTCCTTGGTCAATTACAAGCCGGCCGTCGGCGTGTTCCTCAACCTGACCAAGGATCACCTGGAGGTCTCCGCCCTGCGCGAGATCCTCCTCAAGTTCCGGCTCCACGTCGCGACGGCGCTGGTCAACGGGGACGACGCCGCGCTGGCCGGCATCCGCGCCGACGCCACGTTCGGCTTGTCGTCCGGCTCCGTTCACGCCGAAGGCCTCGAGCTCGAGGCCGCCGGCTCTCGGTTCCGCGTGAAGGACGTCTCATTCGAGCTTCCCGTCCCCGGCCGTCACAACGCCGAGAACGCGATCGCCGCGATCGCGGCGTGCGTCAACGAAGGCGTCTCGCTGGCCGACTGCGCCCGGGGATTGGCCGGCTTCCAGGGCGTGACGCGCCGCTTCCAGAGTCTCGGCTCCGCGCGCGGGGTGGAGGTCGTCGACGACTTCGCGCACAATCCGGCGAAGATCGCGGCGACCCTCACCGCCGCCCGCCTGCGCGGCCGCCGGACCTTGGCCGTCTATCAGCCCCACGGCTTCGCGCCGACCCGCCATCTCAAGAACGAGCTCATCGCGGCCTTCGCCGAGGGCCTGCGCCCCGAGGACCGGCTTTGGCTGCCCGACATCTACTACGTCGGCGGCACGGCGAGCAAGGACATCTCCTCGAACGACGTCGTCGCCCCGCTGAAGGCCAAGGGCCTTCACGCCTTCCACGTGCCCGACCGCGCCGCCATCGCCGCCCTGATCGCCGCCGAGGCGAAAGAGGGAGACCTCGTCATCGTCATGGGCGCGCGCGACCCCTCCCTGTCCGACTTCGCCCGCGAGGTCCTCGCGGCCTTGCGTCCCTGATCTCTCACGGATAATGCCGTAAAAACAATCATTTATCCTCATTTCCGCGCCCTGTGGATATGTGGATAACTTTGTTAATTGTTATATTACTTATACATATTTGTAACATGACAATTTAGGGCTCAGGCCGCGTCTGGGCCCTTCGGCCCCTCGCCCCGGGGGCACGCGGCCCCATGCGCCGGGCGGCGCCGGAGCCTATCCTTAGACCATGAGGATCCAAGGTATCCTGATGTCGGCGCTTCTCGCGATCTCGATCACCTCCCAGGCTCAGACGATCGTCCCCGATCCCGCCGTCATCGAAAGCCTCGGACTGACCGCCGCCGACGCCGGCTGGACCTACCGCGAGCCCGGCCGCGACGCCAAGGTCATCGCCGCGGAGGATTCCGCCAAGGTCGACGAGTTCCTGAAGACCGACGCCTCATCGAGCGCGAAGCTGGCGGCGTGGTGCCGAGAGCGCGGCGTCGAGCCCGAGAACGCGGTCGCCGCTCTGCTCGCCCCGCGTTCCTCATCCGGCCCCGCCGCCGTCCCCGCCGCGCATGACGACGCCGTCGCGGTCAAGGAAGCCGCCGAGCGCGGCCGGGCCCTGTCCGCTTCGCTGGGCTCCGCTCCCGATTTCGACGCGGCCGGCCATCGCCCGCTCGACGCGACCTTGCGCTGGGGCTCGGCGCCCCGCGCCGAGGCGACGGGACGGAACCTGGAGACCCTGTACGGGCTCTACGGCCGCGGCACGGACGCTCTCCTCGACAAGGCCGGCGCCGGCTCCGGCGGGACCGGCATGGCGGCCCGCATCGCCAAAGCGCCGCTGGACCTCGGCCTGGCCTGGACGACGACCTTGGCCGGCCACGAGCTCGGACACTTCGAATCGGCCTGGCTGGCCGGCGCGAAGAACGTGTCCTGGGCCAAGGCCGACGGCCCCTACGCCTTCGGCCGCATCACCGAGGTCGCCTCCGAGGACTGGGCGCGGATGTCCGCCGCGGGACGCCAGGCCTTCAACGCGGGCGGCACGATGGCCACGCAGGCCGCCGCGGCCGCCCTGCGCTCCTCCCTGTTCGAGCGCGGAGAGGCCGACTGGACGCAGTGGCCGCTGATGTTCTTCCGCAAGGTCGACATGACCGCCTACGGCCTGACCGCCCCCAAGCCGTCGCAGGCCGGCGCCCTCGACGGAGCCAACGACATGACCAGCTACGCCCGCCTCTACGGCGAGCGCTCCGGCCGCGGCGGCGACGCGGTGCACGGCGACATCGTGCGCGGCGCGGTGTGGAACATGCTCGACCCGATGGGGCTTTACTCGGCCTATGGCTATCTCGGCCGCTACGTGATCGGCGGCGAGCGCACGCAGAAGGTCCCCGGCGTCGAGCTCTGCGGCCGGACCTGGATGGCGGGCACCGGCTTCTGGCTCTCCGAGGTCGGCGCGCGCTACTCCATGACGGTCCTCTCCCGCGGCAGGAAGGGCGATGTGATCGAGACGACCGTCTCGACCGGCGAAGGACAGCCGGCCGCGGCCGTGCGCTGGTCCGACGACGTCGGCGCCGGGATCCGCGCCCGGGTCGGCGTCGACGCCTGGAGCCAGCGCGAGGCGGCCGAGCAAGGGCCCAAGAGCTTCGGCGGCGCCCTCAGCGCCGGCGCGGAGAAGAAGTTCGGACGCGTCTCCGCCTTCGCCGAGGTCGGCCAGAAGACCACGGGCGCGATGCTCGGGCAATCCCACGGCGGCGGGACGTTCTACACCGCCGGCCTCTCGGGCAGCTTCTGATGCGGATCCGCGCGCTCCTCGCCGCGCTCCTGCTGGCCGCGCCCGCCTCGGCCCAGACGCGCGTCGCCGCGCCGGTCACGAGCGTTCTTCCGCTTCGGATCGGCGTCGCGCCGATCCCGTCGCCGTCCGCTCCCGGCAGCCTCTCTCCGGCGCCGTCCCTGTCCGCGCCGCCGTCGCTGTCCGCCGTTCCGCTCGCCTCGCCTCTGATCGCTCCTTCCGCCATTCTGGCCGTCCGCCCCGCCGCCTACGCCCCTCTCCCGGTGAAAGTCGCGGCGCTCGACGCCGGGATCTCGCGAGTCGTCGCCTCGCTCGCCGCCGACCCGGCCTCCGGCGCCGCCGCGCTGACCGCGGGCCGGGACATCGAAGCGCTGCTGACCGGCGCCGTCGTCTCCGCGCCGTCCGCGGCCGACGCGGCCGCCTCGCCGGAGGAGCTGGCCTTCGCCGTCGGCGCCTCGCAGGCGCTCGCCGCGCGCGCCGACGACCTCGGCGCCGCGAAAGGCCTGAAGGCGCGGACCATGAGCGGCGCCGATTTCACGGGCATGCTCGACGAGGCCCGCGGCTCGGGAGCCCCCGCCCCGACGCCCGCCGCCGCCGCGGCCGTCAAGGAGATCGAGGCGGCGGTCGTGCGCTTCGTCCGCGCCCTCGTCCCGGCGGACAAGCCGCTCGTCGAGAGCCTGAGCCGCGCGCTCGCCGTGTGGCAGGTCTTCGACCAGGAGATGTCCATCGCGGCGTCGAAGGGCACGCTCGGGGCGATCGTCGCCGACGCCGAGCTCTTCGCCTCGCAGGTCGAGGCTTCCGCGGCCGTACCGTCCGTCGAGCCCGCGCCGGCCGCCGCGCAGGCGACGCTCGCCCCGTCGACTCCGAAGGAAGTGCGCCCGGAGGACCCGAACGATTACGCCTCCGTGGCGGTCCCCGGCAGCATCTTCGGCTGGCAGCCGATCGAGAAGTCCCCCAACCACGGCTTTCCCCCGCTCGACGCGCTGATCCGCAAGGTCCTCGGCGAGAAGAAGAGCGCCTACGCGAAAGGCTTCGAGCTTCCCGGCGCCGCCGAGCGCGCGGACGCGAAGGTCTATTTCTACGGCGAGCGCCACACCGACGGCGAGTTGATCAGCGCCAACATGAGGCGCCTCGTGTCGGACGCCCGCCCCGGGAAGCCGGTCATCGTCCTCGTCGAGGGCTACACCGGCTGGGCCATGCGCGGCTGGCCGGCGCTCAAGTATCTCGCCGACCGCGGCCTCGACCCCGGCGCCCTGGCGGAGAAGGACATCCCGAGCGCCTTCGTCGAGGTGCGCGGCTGGGAGAACACCGTCCACTACGACGACTCCAAGCACCCGCTCCTGCAGCACCACATGGATCAGCTCGCGATGAACCACCTCGCGCACGGCGAGCTGCGCGGCTGGCGCTACTACCGGGAGATGGCGCGCGCGGCGCTGGCGGCCTGGCGCTCCTACCGCGAGCTGTGGCGGGCGGCCATCGTCGTGCGCAACGGCGACCTGAACGCCGCCGTCGCCAAGGCGGCGGCCGACGCGGACGCGTCCGGCGCGACGGTGCACGTCATCGCGGGCACCGACCACCTGATGCAGAACCCGCGCCTGGTCGGCCTGCCGCTGATCGGACGCCCGTCCTTCCGCGAGACCTTGCGCGACGCCCTGGGCGGCCGCCCGTTCTGGGCCAGCCAGCCCCCCAACACTCAGGACTAGACGCAAAGTTGGTAGAATCCCGGCCATGAAACGAGCGCTCGCGGCCGCGTTGCTCCTGGGCATGGCGCTGCCCGCCTACGCCCGCACCAAGGCCCGGATCAAGGCCGAGACCCTCCCCGAGGAGCCCCGCCTCGCCGCGGCCGCGCCCCTGTATCCGGCGCGCTCGACCGAGCCGATCGTCTTCGTCTGGCCGACGGAGAACATGCCGCTCGCGGCCGAGAACGAGTTCATCTTCGGCTCGGTCTCCCCGGCGACCGCCCCGTTCACGATCAACGGCGTCACCGTCCCCGTCCACCGGGACGGAGGCTTCCTCGCGTTCCTGCCGATCGCGCCCGGCACCTTCACCTTCCGGGCCGAGCTGGCGCTCTCCTCGACGACGACGGCGACGGCGGAGAGGCATATCCTCGTGCCCATGCCCGCGCAGCCCTTTCCCGGGAAGCTCGGCATCGATCCCGCCTCCCTGTCGCCCAGGGCCGACCTCGACCTGCGCGCCGGGGACTGGCTGACGGCGCGAATGAAGGGGACCCCCGGCAAGCCCGCGCGCTTCCGCGTGGGCAAGGGTCCCTGGCAGGAGATGCGCGGCTCCAACGCCGCGCTCGGGCTCTATGAAGGAACGCGGCAGATCGCGCTCGGCGAGGAGTTCGAGGCGGCGCCCGTCGTGTACGAGCTCGGGAAAGGCTGGTCGTCGGTCAAGCTCTCCGGCACGGCCCGCGTCTCGGCTTCGGCGCGCGATTCCCTGATCGCGACCGTGAAGACCAGCACCGCGGGCTTCGTCGCGGTCAAGACCGGCCCCGCCAACGGCTTCCTCTCCTTCCCGCTGGCCGGCACCCGGCTCACGGTGACCGGGCGCGAGAACAGCTCGCTGCGCGTGCGCCTGTCCGACTCCCTGTCCGGCTGGGTCGAGGCCAAGGACGTCGAGCTTTCCTCCGGCACGCCCCCCCGCGCGGTGACGGGCACGATCGGCGTCGCCAAGACCGCCCTCGGCGCGGCGGTGAAGATCGGCCTGTCGGAGAAGGCCGCCTTCGACGTCGAGCCCTCGGCCGGGCTCGACGCGCTGACGATCCGCCTCTACAACGCGGTCGGCCACACGAATTGGGCGGTCAACGAAGCCCCCGACCTCGTCTCGGAGGTCCGCTGGCGCCAAGAGGCCAGCGACGTCGTGGCCGTGACCATCCTGCTCAAGCCCGACGAGGTCCTGTGGGGCTGGTGGCCGTCCTACGAGGGGGGCGCCTTGCGCCTCGAGCTCCGCCGCGCCCCCAAGATATCGGATTACAAGCCGTTCTCTGGGATCACGATCATGCTCGATCCCGGGCACATGCCGTCGGCGACCGGCGCGACGGGCCCGCTCGGCACGCGCGAGATGGACGCGAACTACGCGATCGCGGTCGCCGCGAAGGCGCGCCTGGAGCGGGCCGGCGCGTCCGTGCTGATGACGCGCAGCGACCCCCTTCACGAGGTCTCTCTCGTGGACCGGCCGAAGCAGGCCGTCGAGCGGGGCGCCGACCTCTTCGTGAGCCTGCACAACAACGCCCTGCCCGACGGCGAGAACCCGGCGGCCAAGCCGCGCGGCTTCACCGTCTTCTACTACCACCCGCAAAGCCTCGAGCTCGGCCGCGCCGTGCACGAGGCCTACCGCGGGCGGATCAAGCTGCCCGACGAAGGCCTGCGCTGGGGCAACCTGCTCGTCTCCCGTCAGAGCGCGATGCCGGCGATCCTCGTGGAGAACGCCTACATGATCCTCCCCGAACAGGAGGCCCTGCTCAACGACGCCGCGTTCCGCGACGAGCTCTCCCGGGCGCTGGTCGAGGGCCTCGAGCGGTTCTTGCGGAACGCGCGGAGGAAGCCATGATCACGCCCGGCGCCGGAGCCCTGCCCGCCCTCGTCGACATCCTTCATTTCCTGTCCGCGGCGAAGGAGGCCGAGGAGGACCAGGTCTGGGCCCGCGTCCTCGACAAGCTCTCCGCGTCGCTCGACTGCGAGGCCGCGACCTATTTCGTCTTCCTGCCCAAGCCGCAGCAGCTCATCGCGCGGGCGGCGCTCGGCGCCGCGGGACATCGCGTCGAGTCGCGGCGCGTCGAGTCGGGCAAGGGCCTGTGCGGCTGGGTCGCGAAATACCGCGAGCCCGTGCTGACCGTCGACGCCTACTCGGACCCGCGCTTCCTGAAGGACCTCGACGCGGAGACCGGCTTCAAGACGAGCCATGTCCTCGCCGTGCCGCTGCTCGACCGGATGGAGCTGATCGGCGTCTTCGAGCTCATCAACAAGCGCGGCGGGCCTTTTTCCGAGGCCGACCTGGCCTTCGTCCAGGCCGCCACCTCGGCTTGCGCGATCGCGCTGCGCGCGATCCGTTTAGAGTCGACGGTCGACAAGGTCACCGCCCACAACGCGTCCATACTCGAGAACCTCGGCGGCGGCTTCGTCGCGGTGGACATCCACGGCCGCGTGATGCTGTGCAACCCGGCCGCGAAGAGCATCCTCGGCCTCCCCGGCGACCTGCCGATGAACCAGCCGGTGGACGCGACCTTGCTCACGATCCCCGAGATGGCCGAGATCCTGATGGACACCTTGGTCAAGAAGGAGACGGTCAAGCGCCGGGACCTGCGCTGGAAGCACAAGGGCGAGAGCCGGACGCTCGGCTACTCGACCTTGCTCATCCAGGACCCGCACGGGCAGGTGGTCGGCGCGGGCGTCACCTTCCAGGACATCACCTCCTTCCAGAAGAAGGCATGAAGGCTCCCGGCTTCAGCCAAGTGTAAGTGAGACGATGAAGGCCCACACCGAATACCTCTTCTTCGAGACCCCCGAGCGCCGGGCGCTCGTCAACATCACCGAGCGCCTCGCCGCGATCGTCGCGAAATCGAAGATACAGGAAGGGATGTGCCTCGTCTCCGCGATGCACATCACCGCCGGCATCTGGGTCAACGACGAGGAGCCCGGCCTCAAGCAGGACCTGATGGACTGGCTCGAGCGGCTCGCTCCCGTCGCGGACTACCGCCACCACCGGACCGGAGAGGACAACGGCGACGCCCATCTCAAGCGGACCTTGCTCGGCCACCAGGCGCTCCTGCCGGTCACCGAAGGCGCCCTCGACCTCGGCCCCTGGGAGCAGGTGTTCTACGCCGAGTTCGACGGCCGCCGCCGCAAGCGCGTCGTCGTCAAGGTGATGGGCGAGTGAAGCCGGCGCTGCTCCTCTGGCCGCTGCTCGCCGCGGCGCTCCTCTACCTCGGCCTGCGCCGCTTCGAGCGGTCGATGACCTTCGTCCCCTCGCGCGAGATGCTCGCCCACCCCGGCACCGTCGGCCTCGCCTACGAGCCTTTGTTCCTGACCGCCTCCGACGGCGTGAAGCTCCGGGCCTGGTGGATCCCCGGCCCATCCGAGGATTCCCCGGTCATGCTCTGCCTGCACGGCAACGGCGGCAACCTCTCGCACCGAACCGACAAGATGCGCCTGTTTCACGACGCGGGCGCCGCCCAGCTGTGGCTCGACTGGCGCGGCTACGGCGAGAGCGCCGGGACCCCGGACGAGCCGGGCCTGTACCGCGACGCGCTCGCCGGCTGGGCGTGGCTCAACGCGGTCAAGGCCGTCCCCGCTTCGCGCCTCGTGCTCTACGGCGAGTCGCTCGGCGGCGCCCCGGCCATCGAGCTCGCCTCGCGCGTGCCCGCCGCCGGCCTGATCGTCGACAGCTCGTTCACCTCGGCCGCCGACATGGCCCGGCACATCCTGCCCCGCTTCCCGGTCCGCCTCCTCAGCGCGCGCTTCGACAACCTCGCCCGCCTGCCGCGCGTGACGATCCCGACGCTCTTCCTGCACAGCCCGCAGGACGACATCATCCCCTACGCGATGGCCCTGAAGAACCTGGGCGCCTCCGGCTCGGCGAAGAAGCGCCTCGTCGACCTCAAGGGCTCCCACAACGAGGGCTTCCTCGACTCGGGGCCGACCTACCCGAAGGCGATCCGGGAATTCCTGGCGTCGCTGCCGGCGGAACCTAGGAAATAGCCGTTCCCTCCCCCAGAATCCGCCGCCGCTCCGAATCGTTATGCGCCCTGCACAACAGCCGAAGATTTCCTATCTCGTCCGTGCCTCCGAGCGCGCGCGGCTTCACATGGTCCACCTCCAGGGACCTTCGTGCCAAGCACCTGACTCCCGTCGTTCCAATGTAGGCGCACCGCGCGCCGTCGCGCGCCCAAACGGAGCGGCGCACTCTTGCCGGGAGGGAGCTCCCGCCCTTAACGGGCGATAGGCGGCCCGGCAGTCCCTTTTCCGGATCGTGACGCGCCAGATAATCCCGGGCTATCTCCAGAAGGATCTCGTCGATGGCTCCGCTCGGACATTTATGCCCCAGCAGTTGACGGGCTCGATCTATCGCCTCGCGAAGGGCCAGGGGACCTCGGAAACTGAAATCGACCCGCAGGACTGGAGCGCCATCCGTCCCCGACCCCGAAGCGACCGCGACGACACGGACCGAGCTCCTCCTTTCCGGTTCAGGCCGCAAGGGCGCGAGCATCTCGTCTATTTGCCGGGCGGATTTCCCCTCCGCCCGGGAGATGATCTCCGGGGCGTCCGGACGATGAACGAAGGGCGCTATCTTCGAAACGGCCGACAAAGACAGCTGACCGTCGGCCAGCGCTGAGAGCAGCTCGGGACGGGAGACCGTCGCCCGCGCGGCGTGGATCCTCCGATATGATTCATCCTCGCTGAGCTTCAAGCGTCGGATGCAAAAGTCGAACGTGGAAGAATAGCCCCATTCTTCGGGAAGCTTCCGCCTGTCGGCTTCGCCGAGCCAGGACAGAAAGGAATGGAGGCGCTCGCGCTCCTCTTCCACGAAGCGATCGAGCCTCGCCAGCAGTTCCTCGCTCGACAACGACCTCGGGTCATCCATACTATCAGACGATCGAGGTGCCTAAAAAGTTGCATCACCCGGCATACTTGGCACGTACCAAGTTTGCGGATATCTTTTCGGACTATCCGGCTCGCGAGCGTTATTCCAGATCGACGCCGCGCTGGGGGCAGTCGGGGCGCAGGAGGCAGGCGGCGCATTGCGGGTTGGCGGCCTTGCACACGCGCCGGCCGTGCCAGATCACCGCGTGGGACCAGAACCTCCAATCCTTGCGCGGGACGAGGGCGTTCAGGTCGCGCTCGACCTTGACCGGGTCCTCCTCGTCGGTGAGGCCGAAGCGGTAGGCGAGGCGCTTCATGTGCGTGTCGACGACGACGCCCTCGGGCTTGCCGTAGATCTCGCCGAGGACGACGTTGGCGGTCTTGCGCGCCACGCCGCGCAGGGCGAGCAGGCCCTCCATCGTGTCGGGGACCTTGCCGCCGTGCTCGTCGCGGATGGCCCGCGCGGTCTCGATGATCGCCCGCGCCTTCATCCGGTAGAAGCCGCACGAGCGCACGATCGCCTCGAGCTCGGCGGGCTCAGCCTTGGCGTAGTCGTCGACGGTCTTGTAGCGCTTGAACAAGACCTTCGTCGTCGCGTTGACGCGGACGTCGGTGCACTGGGCGGACAGGATGACCGCGAAGACGAGCTCGTGCGGCGTCTTGTAGTCGAGCTCGCAGTGCGCCTCCGGATAGAGCTTGCGCAGGCCCTTGAGCAGCTTGAGGACGCGCTCGGTCTTGACGCTCACCGCTTCTCGATCGGGTAGTAGTAGATCCCGAGGTTCACGGGGTTGTCGACGAAGCCCTTCACCCAGCCCCGCACGCCGTAGACCCCGGCGGGATGCACGGTGAAGATCGCCGGCGCCTCGTCGAAGCCCTTGGCCAGGATCTTCTTGTACAGCGCCGCGCGCTTGGCGGGCGACGACTCAGCCGCGGCCTTCTCTATCATAACGTCGAGCTCGGGGTTCGCGTAACCCTGGGCCGACGGGTAGCGCCCCTGCGAGTGGTAGAAGGCGTAGATGAAGTTGTGCGCGTCGGGATAGTCGGCGAGCCAGCCGCGGGCGAACAGCGGCATGAGCCGCCGCTGGGCCTTGTCCAGGAAGCTCGCCCAGTCCACGCCGCGCAGGTCGACGCGGAACTTCGGGTTCAGCTTCTCTACGTTCTTCTTGAGGATCTGCGCCGCCGCCTCGCGGTTCTCGGAGCCGGTGTTGTAGGTGAGGGTGAAGCGGAAGCCCTTGTCCCAGACCTTGCCGCCCCAGGCCTTGCGCAGATGCGCCTCGGCCTTCTTCAGGTCGTAGGCGTAGCGCGGCTGCTTCGCGTCATAGCCGGGGACGCTCGGCGGGATAGGCCCGAAGGCGCGGGCGGCGGTCCCCTTGAAGGTGTCGCGCATGATCGCGTCGTAGTCGAAGGCGTAGGAGAAGCCGCGGCGCACGTCGGCGTCGGCGAAGAAGTCCGGCGGGACGCCCTCGCCGTCGAGCTTGCCGGAGCCGATGTCGGGATTGGCGACCGGGTTGATCCTGACCGTGAAGAACAGCGCCGGGTCGGTCTGCAGGCGGAGCAGGCCGTCGAGCAGGACGGCGCCGGGGATGCCCGCCACCTGCGACGCGTACGGGCGCGGGGTCTCGATGAGGTCGGCGTCGCCGGCCTGGAGCATGAGCTTGCGCGTGTTGAGCTCGGGGACGGCCTTGATCAGCACCTGCTTGAGCTTCGCCGGGCCGCGGAAGTACGCGTCGTGACGCGCCAGCAGCACGTACCGGGCGGTCTTGTCCCAGCGGACGAGCTTGAAGGGCCCCGCGCCGTTCATGTGCTCGTGGAAGTAAGACTTCTCCTTGGGCGGATCGTTGAAATCCTTCCAGGTCGCGGCCGTCCCGTCCCAGTCTCCGTGAGCGACCGCCCAGGGCTTGGACATAATATATGACCATCTGGCCATGATCCCGAGGAAGGGCCCGAAGGGCCGCGGCAAGGAGATCACCACGTCGTTGCCGTTGACGACAATCGCTTTCTCCAGAGCGGCGTAATCCAACGTGATCGTTCCGGACGAGTTTCGCGTCGAAGGCACGCCCGCGATCGGCTCGAGCAAAAGCGCCGAGGGCCCCCCCGCGCGATCCGTGATCATGAACCGCAGGAGCGAGTAGCGCACGTCCTCGGGGGTGACCTCGGAGCCGTCGTGGAACCGGACGCCCTTGCGGATCGGGAAGCGATAGGTCCGTCCATCCGGGGAGATCAGCTTGTTCTTGAGGGAAGGGACCTTCTCCGCGATGCGCGGCTCGTATTCGGACAGCGAGGAGCCCTTGAACGCGATCAGCGTCTCGTAGACGTTCTGGATCACCGACTGGCTCGACCCGTCGTACGGATAGGCCGGATCGAGGCCGGCGGCCTCCCCGATCTCGAGGTTGGTGAAGGTGTCCGGGTTCTTGACCGGCTCGGCGGAGGCGGCGACGGCGGCCAGCAGGAGGGCGGTGATCATGGGGCCAAGATAGCGCATCGCGCGAGCCGTGTAAAGCGCGCGAGGACGGATACCGCGCCTCCAACTTAAATTCACACGGCCCGCATGGCGCCGCCCCGCCCCCCAGGCTATCATCTGCCGATCCCACGGAGGAAGAGATGAACAAGAGACTCAATCAGCCGGTCCAGGCCGCGCGGCTCTGCCGGGAGCTGGGCCTGACCTTGATCGGCCCCGACAGGGAGATACTGGCGGTGGGCGGCCTCGACTCGCTCGAGGAGCATTCTCTGGCCTTCGTGAGGGACCGCGCTCCCGGGGCGGGCTCGACCGGCACGGTGTTCGCGACCGCGCCCCTGCCCATGCAGGGCCTGACCGTGATCCAGTCCCTGAAGCCGCGGCTCGACTTCATCCGCGCGCAGCATATCCTCCGGAAATCGCCCGGATTCCTGGAGGATTCCACTCCGCCCGACATCCACCCGACCGTCCAGGTCGGGCGCGGGGCGGTGATCGAGAACGGGGTGAGGATCGGCGAAGGCACCTGCATCGGCAGCGGCGTCGTCATCAAGTCCGGCACCGTGATCGGCCGGCATTGCGAGATCAAATCGGGGGCGATCGTCGGCGAGGCCGGCTTCGGGTTCGAGCGCGACGAGGAAGGCCGCCCGATCAAGATGATCCAGATGGGCGGCCTGCGCATCGGCGATCACGTCGAGATCGGCAGCGTCAACACGGTGTGCCGCGGCGCGCTCGGCGACACGGTCATCGAGGATTACGTGAAGACCGACGACCACGTCCACATCGGCCACAACTGCCGCATCGGGTCGGGGACGATGATCACGGCCTGCGCGGAGATCAGCGGCTCGGTCACGATCGGGAAGAACGCCTGGCTCGC
This region includes:
- a CDS encoding UDP-3-O-(3-hydroxymyristoyl)glucosamine N-acyltransferase, with translation MNKRLNQPVQAARLCRELGLTLIGPDREILAVGGLDSLEEHSLAFVRDRAPGAGSTGTVFATAPLPMQGLTVIQSLKPRLDFIRAQHILRKSPGFLEDSTPPDIHPTVQVGRGAVIENGVRIGEGTCIGSGVVIKSGTVIGRHCEIKSGAIVGEAGFGFERDEEGRPIKMIQMGGLRIGDHVEIGSVNTVCRGALGDTVIEDYVKTDDHVHIGHNCRIGSGTMITACAEISGSVTIGKNAWLAPNCSIMQKVTIGDGCFIGIGAVVLRSVEAGAKMFGNPAMRIVVPSGA
- a CDS encoding ABC transporter substrate-binding protein yields the protein MITALLLAAVAASAEPVKNPDTFTNLEIGEAAGLDPAYPYDGSSQSVIQNVYETLIAFKGSSLSEYEPRIAEKVPSLKNKLISPDGRTYRFPIRKGVRFHDGSEVTPEDVRYSLLRFMITDRAGGPSALLLEPIAGVPSTRNSSGTITLDYAALEKAIVVNGNDVVISLPRPFGPFLGIMARWSYIMSKPWAVAHGDWDGTAATWKDFNDPPKEKSYFHEHMNGAGPFKLVRWDKTARYVLLARHDAYFRGPAKLKQVLIKAVPELNTRKLMLQAGDADLIETPRPYASQVAGIPGAVLLDGLLRLQTDPALFFTVRINPVANPDIGSGKLDGEGVPPDFFADADVRRGFSYAFDYDAIMRDTFKGTAARAFGPIPPSVPGYDAKQPRYAYDLKKAEAHLRKAWGGKVWDKGFRFTLTYNTGSENREAAAQILKKNVEKLNPKFRVDLRGVDWASFLDKAQRRLMPLFARGWLADYPDAHNFIYAFYHSQGRYPSAQGYANPELDVMIEKAAAESSPAKRAALYKKILAKGFDEAPAIFTVHPAGVYGVRGWVKGFVDNPVNLGIYYYPIEKR